The Streptomyces sp. SS1-1 genome has a segment encoding these proteins:
- a CDS encoding DUF427 domain-containing protein — protein MTLGHTITIEQGTRRVRVVHDGQVLAESDRPLVLRETGCPVRYYIPPEDVRLDLLTPSATHTHCPFKGDASYWSHGDTADLVWAYPDPRTDIAAIKDHLCFYEVEVS, from the coding sequence ATGACCCTTGGACACACGATCACGATCGAGCAGGGGACCCGGCGCGTCCGGGTCGTGCACGACGGCCAGGTGCTGGCGGAGAGCGACCGGCCGCTGGTGCTGCGGGAGACGGGCTGTCCCGTGCGCTACTACATCCCGCCGGAGGACGTCCGCCTGGATCTGCTGACTCCCTCGGCGACCCACACCCACTGCCCCTTCAAGGGCGACGCCTCCTACTGGTCGCACGGGGACACCGCGGATCTCGTCTGGGCGTATCCGGATCCGAGGACGGACATCGCCGCGATCAAGGACCATCTCTGCTTCTACGAAGTCGAGGTGTCGTAG
- a CDS encoding N-acetylmuramoyl-L-alanine amidase: protein MGQGNASKDGDRKVGRRAVLIGGAVAAAGSAVLARDELSRLWWRTPGVQKPRKEGEVDYAGARWVAASEANWRRADRPADYGIDMVVVHVTQGSFASAVKVFQDPEHKAAAHYIVRKDGHITQMIRELDVAYHAGNRSYNERSVGIEHEGFVERPEDLTDAMYEASARLTARICARYDIPVDREHIIGHVEVPGTDHTDPGRHWDWDRYMKLVRAARTAPA from the coding sequence ATGGGACAGGGGAACGCGTCGAAGGACGGCGACCGCAAGGTCGGGCGCCGCGCCGTGCTGATCGGCGGGGCGGTGGCCGCGGCGGGTTCGGCCGTCCTGGCCCGTGACGAGCTGTCCCGCCTGTGGTGGCGGACGCCGGGCGTGCAGAAGCCGCGCAAGGAGGGCGAGGTCGACTACGCCGGGGCGCGGTGGGTGGCGGCCTCGGAGGCCAACTGGCGGCGGGCGGACCGGCCCGCCGACTACGGCATCGACATGGTGGTCGTCCATGTCACGCAGGGCAGTTTCGCGAGCGCGGTGAAGGTGTTCCAGGACCCGGAGCACAAGGCGGCCGCGCACTACATCGTCCGCAAGGACGGGCACATCACGCAGATGATCCGCGAGCTCGACGTGGCGTACCACGCGGGCAACCGCTCGTACAACGAGCGCAGTGTCGGCATCGAGCACGAGGGGTTCGTGGAGCGCCCCGAGGACCTCACGGACGCCATGTACGAGGCGTCGGCCCGGCTGACGGCCCGGATATGCGCGCGCTACGACATCCCGGTCGACCGGGAGCACATCATCGGGCACGTGGAGGTGCCGGGCACGGACCACACGGACCCCGGCAGGCACTGGGACTGGGACCGGTACATGAAGCTGGTGCGGGCGGCCCGGACGGCACCCGCGTAG
- a CDS encoding alpha/beta fold hydrolase — protein MDKKTISADGTSLAYASRGEGPPVILVSGAMSTGDTMAPLAEALADRCTAVVYDRRGRGGSGDTQPYAVEREVEDLAALIDAVGGEAALYGVSSGGALALRAAASGLPVPRIAVYEVPFAVSEGGAGERAEYTERLTAALAEDRRGDAVELFLRLTGLGEGIIRGARQSPMWPGMESIAPTLAYDDAVMGGGPVPEARLASITAPVLSLAGGASPDWMREAARTVADTAPQGTYRVLERQSHMVEPQVLAPVLAEFFAG, from the coding sequence ATGGACAAGAAGACCATTTCGGCCGACGGCACCTCCCTCGCCTACGCGAGCCGGGGCGAGGGACCGCCGGTGATCCTCGTCAGCGGCGCGATGTCCACCGGCGACACGATGGCACCCCTCGCGGAGGCACTCGCCGACCGCTGCACGGCCGTCGTCTACGACCGCCGGGGGCGCGGCGGGAGCGGTGACACCCAGCCGTACGCGGTGGAGCGCGAGGTCGAGGACCTGGCGGCGCTGATCGACGCGGTCGGCGGCGAGGCGGCGCTGTACGGCGTCTCGTCGGGCGGCGCGCTGGCGCTGCGGGCGGCGGCGAGCGGGCTCCCGGTGCCCCGGATCGCTGTGTACGAGGTGCCGTTCGCCGTCTCCGAGGGCGGCGCCGGGGAGCGGGCGGAGTACACCGAGCGGCTGACGGCCGCGCTGGCCGAGGACCGGCGCGGGGACGCGGTCGAGCTGTTCCTGCGGCTCACCGGACTCGGCGAGGGGATCATCCGGGGCGCCCGGCAGTCCCCGATGTGGCCCGGCATGGAGTCGATCGCGCCGACCCTGGCCTACGACGACGCCGTGATGGGCGGCGGACCGGTGCCGGAGGCGCGGCTGGCGTCCATCACGGCCCCGGTCCTGTCGCTGGCGGGCGGCGCGAGCCCCGACTGGATGCGCGAGGCGGCCCGCACGGTCGCGGACACGGCCCCTCAGGGGACGTACCGGGTGCTGGAGCGGCAGTCCCACATGGTGGAGCCGCAGGTGCTGGCGCCGGTGCTGGCGGAGTTCTTCGCGGGGTGA
- the mnmA gene encoding tRNA 2-thiouridine(34) synthase MnmA, with product MTDTAQPSRPLRVLAAMSGGVDSAVAAARAAEAGHDVTGVHLALSANPQSFRTGARGCCTIEDSRDARRAADVIGIPFYVWDLADRFREDVVEDFVAEYEAGRTPNPCLRCNEKIKFAALLDKALALGFDAVCTGHYAQVIVREDGTRELHRASDMAKDQSYVLGVLDDRQLAHAMFPLGDTVTTKDEIRAEAERRGLAVAKKPDSHDICFIADGDTQGFLAKRLGKAEGDIVDESGAKVGSHEGAYGFTIGQRKGLRIGTPAPDGKPRYVLDISPVDNTVTVGPASALDVSALTAIKPRWCGAAPTGPGTYTAQLRAHGGETEVTAELVDGSLEVSFTEPVRGVAPGQAIVLYDGTRVVGSATIASTVRVKESTPAG from the coding sequence ATGACTGACACCGCGCAGCCCTCCCGCCCCCTCCGCGTCCTCGCCGCCATGTCCGGCGGGGTCGACTCCGCCGTCGCCGCCGCCCGCGCGGCCGAGGCGGGACACGACGTGACCGGCGTCCACCTCGCGCTCTCCGCGAACCCTCAATCCTTCCGCACGGGCGCGCGGGGCTGTTGCACCATCGAGGACTCCCGCGACGCCCGCCGCGCCGCCGATGTCATCGGCATCCCGTTCTACGTGTGGGACCTCGCCGACCGCTTCCGCGAGGACGTCGTCGAGGACTTCGTCGCCGAGTACGAGGCCGGCCGCACCCCCAACCCCTGCCTGCGCTGCAACGAGAAGATCAAGTTCGCGGCGCTGCTGGACAAGGCGCTCGCCCTGGGCTTCGACGCGGTCTGCACCGGCCACTACGCCCAGGTGATCGTCCGCGAGGACGGCACCCGCGAGCTGCACCGCGCCTCCGACATGGCCAAGGACCAGAGCTACGTCCTCGGCGTGCTCGACGACCGGCAGCTCGCCCACGCGATGTTCCCGCTCGGCGACACGGTCACCACCAAGGACGAGATCCGCGCGGAGGCCGAGCGCCGGGGCCTCGCCGTCGCCAAGAAGCCCGACTCGCACGACATCTGCTTCATCGCCGACGGCGACACCCAGGGCTTCCTCGCCAAGCGGCTCGGCAAGGCCGAGGGCGACATCGTCGACGAGTCCGGTGCCAAGGTCGGCAGCCACGAGGGCGCGTACGGCTTCACCATCGGCCAGCGCAAGGGGCTGCGCATCGGCACCCCGGCGCCCGACGGCAAGCCGCGCTACGTCCTGGACATCTCGCCGGTGGACAACACGGTCACCGTCGGCCCGGCGTCCGCCCTCGACGTCTCCGCCCTCACCGCGATCAAGCCCCGCTGGTGCGGCGCGGCGCCCACCGGCCCCGGCACCTACACCGCCCAGCTGCGCGCCCACGGCGGCGAGACCGAGGTGACGGCGGAACTCGTCGACGGCTCCCTGGAGGTGTCGTTCACCGAGCCCGTGCGCGGGGTCGCCCCCGGCCAGGCGATCGTGCTGTACGACGGCACGCGCGTGGTGGGCTCGGCGACGATCGCGTCGACGGTCCGGGTGAAGGAGAGCACCCCGGCGGGCTGA
- a CDS encoding cysteine desulfurase family protein → MAYLDHAATTPMLPEVAEAMTAQLGVTGNASSLHASGRRARRTVEEAREMLAEALGARPSEVVFTSGGTEADNLAVKGLYWSRRDAEPARTRVLASPVEHHAVLDAVHWLGEHEGATVEYLPVDTHGRVHPDALRKAIARNPDDVALATVMWANNEIGTIMPIRELAEVAAEFGVPLHSDAVQAFGQVPVGFAEAGLAAMTVSGHKIGGPYGIGALLLGRDQSPVPVLHGGGQERHVRSGTLDVPAIASFAVAGRLAAEQRAWFAREIGALRDSLVDAVRTAVPDAILGGDPEPGGRLPANAHFTFPGCEGDSLLLLLDAQGIECSTGSACTAGVAQPSHVLLATGTDPDLARGTLRFSLGHTSTEADVEAVARAIGPAVERARAAGLT, encoded by the coding sequence ATGGCTTACCTCGACCACGCCGCGACCACTCCGATGCTCCCGGAGGTGGCTGAGGCTATGACCGCCCAGCTGGGCGTCACCGGCAACGCCTCCTCCCTGCACGCATCCGGCCGCCGCGCGCGGCGCACCGTCGAGGAGGCCCGCGAGATGCTCGCGGAAGCGCTCGGCGCCCGCCCCAGCGAGGTGGTGTTCACCTCCGGCGGCACCGAGGCCGACAACCTCGCGGTCAAGGGCCTGTACTGGTCCCGCCGCGACGCCGAACCGGCCCGCACCCGCGTCCTCGCCAGCCCCGTCGAGCACCACGCCGTCCTCGACGCCGTCCACTGGCTCGGCGAGCACGAGGGCGCCACCGTCGAATACCTGCCCGTCGACACGCACGGCCGGGTCCACCCGGACGCCCTGCGCAAGGCCATCGCCCGCAACCCCGACGACGTCGCCCTGGCCACCGTGATGTGGGCCAACAACGAGATCGGCACGATCATGCCGATCCGTGAACTGGCCGAGGTCGCCGCCGAGTTCGGGGTGCCGCTGCACTCCGACGCCGTCCAGGCCTTCGGCCAGGTGCCGGTAGGCTTCGCCGAGGCGGGCCTCGCCGCGATGACGGTCTCCGGCCACAAGATCGGCGGCCCCTACGGCATCGGCGCGCTGCTCCTGGGCCGCGACCAGAGCCCTGTGCCCGTCCTGCACGGCGGCGGACAGGAACGGCACGTCCGCTCCGGCACCCTCGACGTCCCCGCCATCGCCTCCTTCGCCGTCGCCGGACGTCTCGCCGCCGAGCAGCGTGCATGGTTCGCCCGCGAGATCGGCGCCCTGCGCGACTCCCTCGTCGACGCGGTCCGTACGGCTGTCCCCGACGCGATCCTCGGCGGCGACCCCGAGCCCGGCGGACGGCTGCCGGCCAACGCGCACTTCACCTTCCCCGGCTGCGAGGGCGACTCCCTGCTCCTGCTGCTGGACGCCCAGGGCATCGAGTGCTCCACCGGCTCCGCCTGCACCGCGGGCGTCGCCCAGCCCAGCCACGTCCTGCTCGCCACCGGCACCGACCCGGACCTGGCCCGCGGCACCCTGCGCTTCTCCCTCGGCCACACCTCCACCGAGGCCGACGTGGAGGCGGTCGCCCGGGCGATCGGACCGGCGGTGGAACGGGCCCGCGCGGCCGGTCTCACCTGA